The following are encoded together in the Deltaproteobacteria bacterium genome:
- a CDS encoding serine acetyltransferase, producing the protein MGFWHDMRHKRQIYERDAARPVSMARILLADGTSANLLYRAMRWSARRRLRGLAYACQFANKLINHCVIGVDAEFGPGFVLLHPTGVVINSKVKGGRNVALESGVVIGDDKGRSPVLGDDVFVGSGAKVIGGVEVGSGARIGANAVVVKPVEPDTTVVGIPARPVARRREGP; encoded by the coding sequence ATGGGTTTCTGGCACGACATGCGCCACAAACGGCAGATCTACGAGCGCGATGCCGCCCGCCCGGTGAGCATGGCGCGCATTCTGCTGGCCGACGGCACGTCGGCCAACCTGCTCTACCGCGCGATGCGGTGGAGCGCACGCCGGCGCCTGCGCGGACTCGCGTACGCGTGCCAGTTCGCCAACAAGTTGATCAACCACTGCGTGATCGGCGTCGACGCGGAGTTCGGCCCCGGCTTCGTGCTGTTGCACCCGACCGGGGTCGTGATCAACTCGAAGGTCAAGGGCGGGCGCAACGTCGCGCTCGAAAGCGGCGTCGTCATCGGCGACGACAAGGGGCGCTCCCCCGTGCTCGGCGACGACGTGTTCGTCGGATCCGGCGCGAAGGTCATCGGCGGCGTCGAGGTCGGCAGCGGCGCGCGGATCGGCGCCAACGCGGTGGTCGTCAAGCCCGTCGAGCCCGATACGACCGTGGTCGGCATTCCCGCACGGCCGGTCGCACGCCGCCGCGAGGGCCCGTAG
- a CDS encoding NAD-dependent epimerase/dehydratase family protein: protein MSHILVTGSNGFLGSALVRCLAERGAGRLRCLVRPGSDRSRLEQTVAHFGDAIDIVRGTLTRPADCEAAVDGVDVVYHLAAAPSGAPADMFFNTVVGTRNLLDAIAARAAAGHRVKLVFCSSLSVYGVADLPAGAVVDESTPLEPHPERRDVYAHTKLRQEQLCWDYQTRHGFPMVVLRPGVIYGPGGGAISARVGLELFGVFLHLGRDTVLPLTYVDNCAEAFAIAGDDDRAVGRVFNVIDDDLPTARAFLRAYRKCVRRVPVVSLPYAATRWMSRAVEWYADWSGGQLPAVFTPYKTASMWKGNRFDNGRLKALGWRPRVATADGMRRHFDALAAAAGVAGRS, encoded by the coding sequence ATGAGCCACATCCTCGTCACCGGTTCGAACGGCTTCCTCGGCTCGGCGCTCGTGCGCTGCCTCGCCGAGCGCGGCGCCGGGCGGCTGCGCTGTCTGGTGCGCCCCGGCAGCGACCGGTCGCGGCTCGAGCAGACCGTCGCGCACTTCGGCGACGCGATCGACATCGTGCGCGGCACGCTCACCCGGCCCGCGGATTGCGAGGCGGCGGTCGACGGCGTGGACGTCGTCTATCATCTGGCCGCCGCGCCGAGCGGCGCGCCCGCGGACATGTTCTTCAATACGGTCGTCGGGACGCGAAACCTCCTCGACGCGATCGCCGCGCGCGCGGCCGCCGGCCATCGGGTCAAGCTCGTGTTTTGCAGCTCGCTGTCGGTCTACGGCGTGGCCGATCTTCCCGCCGGCGCCGTCGTCGACGAGTCGACGCCGCTCGAGCCCCACCCGGAGCGCCGGGATGTGTACGCGCACACGAAGCTCCGGCAAGAGCAGCTGTGCTGGGACTACCAGACACGGCACGGCTTCCCGATGGTCGTGTTGCGGCCCGGCGTCATCTACGGCCCGGGCGGCGGCGCGATCTCGGCGCGCGTCGGTCTCGAGCTGTTCGGCGTGTTCTTGCACCTCGGCCGCGACACGGTGCTTCCGCTCACCTACGTGGACAACTGCGCCGAGGCGTTTGCGATCGCCGGCGACGACGACCGGGCAGTGGGCCGCGTGTTCAACGTGATCGACGACGACCTGCCGACCGCGCGCGCGTTCTTGCGCGCGTACCGCAAGTGCGTGCGGCGCGTGCCCGTCGTGTCGCTGCCGTACGCCGCCACGCGCTGGATGTCGCGGGCGGTCGAGTGGTACGCGGACTGGTCCGGCGGGCAGCTCCCGGCGGTGTTCACGCCGTACAAGACGGCGAGCATGTGGAAGGGCAATCGCTTCGACAACGGTCGGCTCAAGGCGCTCGGGTGGCGGCCGCGGGTGGCGACCGCGGACGGGATGCGCCGCCATTTCGATGCGCTTGCGGCGGCCGCCGGCGTGGCGGGGCGGTCGTGA
- a CDS encoding gfo/Idh/MocA family oxidoreductase has product MTRTVPRDTRLAVAVVGCGQIADGHVSEIAKIDCARVVAVCDREPLMAEQLAVRYGVPAHYADFDEMLARERPDVVHIATPPESHVALAERALDAGCHIYVEKPVALTYADTERLLAAVARAGKKIAVGHNSQFDPPMLELRDRVAAGELGEPVHVDSWFGYDLGGPFGKVILGSPDHWVHRLPGKLFQNNINHMLNKVTEFVTDDRPEIRAIGYTLRERTFGDVRDDLLDELRVLIRGERVSATATFTSRVRPVAQFMRVYGTRNIAHVDLVSRTVTLEQGPTLPAAIGRVAAGFAHSWQYARSAWANARRFARADYHYFAGLNTLIRRFYAHILDGAPAPIPPRDILRIAWMMDEIFAQIAPERS; this is encoded by the coding sequence GTGACCCGCACCGTCCCCCGCGACACCCGCCTCGCCGTCGCCGTCGTCGGCTGCGGCCAGATCGCCGACGGCCACGTGAGCGAGATCGCCAAGATCGACTGCGCGCGGGTCGTCGCGGTGTGCGACCGCGAGCCGCTGATGGCCGAGCAGCTGGCCGTCCGCTACGGGGTCCCCGCGCACTACGCGGACTTCGACGAGATGCTCGCACGCGAGCGCCCGGATGTCGTCCACATCGCGACGCCGCCGGAGTCGCACGTGGCGCTGGCCGAACGCGCGCTCGACGCGGGGTGCCACATCTACGTGGAAAAGCCGGTCGCGCTCACGTACGCCGATACCGAGCGCCTGCTCGCGGCCGTCGCGCGAGCCGGCAAGAAGATCGCCGTCGGCCACAACAGCCAGTTCGACCCGCCGATGCTCGAGCTGCGCGACCGCGTCGCGGCGGGCGAGCTGGGCGAGCCGGTGCACGTCGACAGTTGGTTCGGCTACGACCTGGGCGGGCCCTTCGGCAAGGTCATCCTCGGCTCGCCGGATCACTGGGTCCACCGGCTGCCCGGCAAGCTGTTTCAAAACAACATCAATCACATGCTCAACAAGGTGACCGAGTTCGTCACCGACGATCGCCCGGAGATCCGCGCGATCGGATACACGCTGCGCGAGCGGACGTTCGGCGACGTGCGCGACGACCTGCTCGATGAACTGCGCGTGCTGATCCGGGGCGAACGGGTTTCGGCCACCGCGACGTTCACGTCGCGCGTGCGCCCGGTGGCCCAGTTCATGCGCGTCTACGGCACGCGCAACATCGCGCACGTCGACCTGGTGTCGCGCACGGTCACCCTCGAGCAGGGGCCGACGCTGCCGGCGGCGATCGGCCGCGTCGCCGCCGGCTTCGCGCACAGCTGGCAGTACGCGCGCTCCGCATGGGCGAACGCCCGGCGGTTCGCGCGGGCCGACTACCACTACTTCGCCGGGCTCAACACGCTCATCCGGCGGTTTTACGCGCACATCCTCGACGGCGCGCCGGCGCCGATCCCGCCGCGCGACATCCTGCGCATCGCGTGGATGATGGACGAGATTTTCGCGCAGATCGCGCCGGAGCGGTCATGA